The following are from one region of the Tindallia californiensis genome:
- a CDS encoding ABC transporter substrate-binding protein produces MYSQRKIVAFLIALMLMLTLAGCQPSGDPEPAPSDEGVETAETEVTEEEKEDYTGEALQIYAAYGGLDEIAQKFEEETGIPVEMLSMSSGEVLSRMRAEEGRALGDVWFGGGIDSFMVAAEEGLLHPYHSPEAEAIEDRFKDPDGYWTGVSIVLVTYVVNQPLAEDLDVPIPMTWEALTDPMYAGEVSMPNPGISGTAYTAIASMLQMLGEEDGWAYLDALDANIPYYAERGSEPPQQASLGEVLVGISPDGINSQREGYPVEVVYPEDGTPWWHSPVAIIEGTNNIEAAQKFVDWTLTEEGQAFLAEVSPRPSTRPNVPLPEDIPSLEELNLVDYDFTWAAEERDRIVNEWTERYGN; encoded by the coding sequence TTGTATTCACAGAGAAAAATCGTTGCGTTCCTCATAGCGCTGATGTTGATGTTAACCTTAGCTGGATGCCAGCCTTCCGGTGATCCGGAACCGGCTCCTTCCGATGAAGGAGTCGAAACCGCCGAAACAGAAGTAACGGAAGAAGAAAAGGAAGACTACACTGGTGAAGCCCTTCAGATTTATGCGGCTTACGGTGGCTTAGATGAAATTGCTCAGAAGTTTGAAGAAGAAACCGGTATTCCGGTGGAAATGCTCAGCATGTCTTCTGGAGAAGTGCTTTCCCGCATGAGAGCTGAAGAAGGACGGGCTTTAGGAGATGTATGGTTTGGTGGTGGCATCGATAGCTTTATGGTCGCCGCCGAAGAGGGACTGTTGCATCCGTACCACTCGCCAGAAGCAGAGGCGATTGAAGATCGGTTTAAGGATCCTGACGGTTACTGGACTGGTGTTTCTATCGTATTGGTTACTTATGTAGTGAACCAGCCTTTGGCTGAAGACTTGGATGTTCCTATCCCGATGACTTGGGAAGCTTTGACGGATCCTATGTATGCAGGAGAAGTCTCCATGCCGAATCCGGGTATTTCCGGTACGGCTTATACGGCCATCGCATCCATGCTGCAAATGCTGGGTGAAGAAGATGGATGGGCTTATCTGGATGCGTTGGACGCTAATATTCCTTATTATGCAGAGCGTGGCAGCGAGCCTCCGCAACAGGCTTCTCTAGGCGAAGTCTTGGTGGGAATCAGTCCAGACGGCATTAATTCTCAGCGAGAAGGCTATCCGGTAGAAGTAGTTTACCCGGAAGATGGTACTCCCTGGTGGCATTCACCGGTGGCTATCATTGAAGGTACCAATAATATAGAAGCCGCTCAGAAATTTGTGGACTGGACACTGACAGAAGAGGGTCAGGCATTTCTTGCAGAAGTAAGCCCCCGACCCAGCACCCGCCCCAATGTTCCTCTTCCGGAGGATATCCCTTCTTTGGAAGAACTGAATTTGGTGGATTATGACTTTACCTGGGCTGCTGAGGAGAGGGATCGAATTGTTAATGAATGGACAGAACGTTACGGAAATTAA
- a CDS encoding ABC transporter ATP-binding protein produces the protein MTLSLQGISKTYESVEAVKKMDLRIEEGELLVLVGPSGCGKTTILRMLAGMIPSDEGKILFRQQNLSLLPPEKRPTVTVFQDYALFPHMNVYQNIAYGLKVRGVSKKVIHQKTIDYMKLMQIEGLEERNINELSGGQKQRVALARAMVVDPDILLFDEPLSSLDAKLRVEMREEIRHIQQKTGITAVYVTHDQEEALAIADRVAVMNQGVIEQIGTPEEIYYQPATVFVADFIGFGNFIPAQIQRVSKDAIDFICLEKTFRQPVSQIKSPQGWHFSPEEPVTLFVRPESLLPNTNGLFSGRTLQKSFLGASTRFMIDSGLEYPLKMDVLTSIHSISPGILLSFDIAEVILFPAT, from the coding sequence ATGACACTCTCTTTACAAGGAATCTCTAAAACCTATGAATCCGTTGAAGCTGTCAAGAAAATGGATTTACGCATTGAGGAAGGCGAGTTGTTGGTACTAGTAGGTCCCAGCGGTTGTGGCAAGACCACCATTCTTCGGATGCTGGCTGGAATGATTCCTTCTGATGAAGGAAAAATCCTTTTCAGGCAACAAAATTTATCCCTTCTTCCACCAGAAAAACGGCCAACCGTAACGGTTTTTCAGGACTATGCACTTTTTCCTCATATGAATGTTTATCAAAATATTGCTTACGGATTAAAAGTACGAGGTGTTTCCAAAAAAGTCATTCACCAAAAAACCATTGATTATATGAAACTGATGCAGATCGAAGGCCTGGAAGAAAGAAATATCAATGAACTCAGTGGCGGACAAAAACAACGGGTGGCCTTGGCCCGAGCCATGGTAGTCGATCCGGATATTTTGTTGTTTGATGAACCTTTAAGCAGCTTGGATGCAAAACTTAGAGTGGAAATGCGAGAGGAAATTCGTCACATTCAGCAAAAGACCGGTATCACGGCTGTCTACGTCACCCATGACCAGGAAGAAGCCCTGGCCATTGCAGATCGGGTAGCCGTTATGAACCAAGGAGTGATAGAACAGATCGGAACACCGGAAGAAATCTATTATCAGCCAGCTACGGTTTTTGTAGCCGATTTTATTGGTTTTGGAAATTTTATTCCGGCTCAGATTCAACGAGTCTCCAAGGATGCCATCGATTTTATCTGTCTTGAAAAAACTTTTCGACAACCTGTTTCTCAGATAAAATCTCCCCAGGGTTGGCATTTTTCTCCTGAAGAACCTGTCACACTCTTTGTTCGTCCAGAGTCGCTTCTCCCTAACACCAATGGCCTTTTTTCCGGAAGGACCCTTCAAAAGTCTTTCCTGGGCGCTTCGACACGGTTTATGATCGACAGTGGACTGGAATACCCTCTCAAAATGGATGTGCTGACCAGTATTCATTCCATCAGTCCGGGAATCCTTCTTTCTTTCGATATTGCGGAGGTGATCCTATTTCCAGCCACCTAA
- a CDS encoding TDT family transporter, with protein MKALLQKLPLPISGLMLGLAALGNLLGTYHMGIRSLLGIMAGIIFIGLLLKILVFPGCLKEGFSNPVVACIMATFPMGIMLLSTYVRPFLPGLAFGAWMLGIFMNALLVFLFTKTHLIPFSIKKVFSSYFVLYVGIVVGSVTAPLYGMQSVGQILFWFGLAVYLPLIPLVSYRVFKVGGIPEPAQPVIIIYAAPASLLLAGYLSSFPEKNLGIVIGLGTLAFMMTLYGLSQMPRLLKFPFYPSYSAFTFPFVISAIAFNGMTGFLSGQGFQTGWMEPIRIFQIAWATVMVLYVLFRYVGFLSHKAPQTASPEKA; from the coding sequence ATGAAAGCATTGCTTCAAAAATTGCCGCTACCTATTTCCGGATTAATGCTGGGACTGGCAGCTCTTGGAAACCTGCTGGGAACTTACCATATGGGGATTCGTTCTTTGTTGGGCATCATGGCAGGCATTATTTTTATAGGATTGTTGCTTAAAATCCTTGTTTTTCCAGGCTGTTTGAAGGAAGGATTTTCGAATCCGGTGGTGGCCTGTATTATGGCTACATTTCCCATGGGGATCATGCTTCTTAGCACCTATGTCCGACCATTTTTACCTGGGTTGGCCTTTGGTGCCTGGATGCTGGGGATTTTTATGAATGCCTTATTGGTCTTTTTGTTTACAAAAACCCACCTGATTCCCTTTTCCATTAAAAAGGTTTTTTCCAGCTATTTTGTGCTTTATGTAGGCATTGTGGTTGGAAGTGTGACAGCGCCTTTATATGGCATGCAATCCGTTGGGCAGATACTATTCTGGTTTGGACTGGCGGTATACCTTCCACTGATCCCTTTGGTAAGTTACCGGGTCTTTAAGGTAGGTGGCATTCCAGAACCGGCGCAGCCAGTAATCATTATTTATGCGGCACCGGCAAGCCTTTTATTGGCCGGCTATCTTAGTAGTTTTCCTGAAAAAAATCTGGGAATAGTGATCGGCCTTGGCACTTTGGCTTTTATGATGACGCTTTATGGTTTAAGTCAGATGCCAAGACTCTTGAAATTTCCCTTCTACCCCAGTTATTCCGCTTTTACGTTTCCCTTTGTGATCAGCGCCATTGCTTTTAACGGTATGACGGGCTTTCTTAGTGGACAAGGGTTTCAAACAGGGTGGATGGAACCAATAAGAATATTTCAGATTGC
- a CDS encoding ABC transporter permease yields MNGQNVTEIKGRIHRVLFAGVAVAIPAFLVIFVLYPLASVLVTSFYRQGAFDFSYFSQLMGGRHLHLFRNTLLITLSSTFLAVLLGTMLSLAVHRCRFPFRRFFHYTAILNLISPPFVSAIVFIMLFGRRGLITNQLLGLHVSLVGPQMIVLLQMIGNASIAYLVISNVLTGLDRSLEQSAMDLGASPRRVFFTITLPLLVPGLAAAASLAFANILADFGTPILVGGGYRVLASEAYIQILSNYNLGYAATISVVLLFLSVWAFGMEKWFLRQKLYYSTHVANVTEKVKGPATANHRQMPFSPLVLGVATLFSLMVVIQFIAVIAGAFTSVWGYDYTLSLRHFQRAGSQLFSSLNNSLYFAFRVALWGPLLGITTAYFHHHSQKTWKSLLNFLAMVPFAVPGTVMGISYVMAFHRPPLALTGTAIIIVLICIVRELPISYNSAKAVLQQVASNLEEASRDLGASSWTTFTRIILPILAPAYRAGMFHGFIHVMITIGAIIFLITPRYVTITFEIFRAVNSGRLGEGAAYAFLLTVFTALGLLILTTLCALPGFLKKLVSRKDEKR; encoded by the coding sequence ATGAATGGACAGAACGTTACGGAAATTAAAGGGAGAATTCATCGTGTCCTTTTTGCAGGAGTCGCTGTAGCGATTCCTGCATTTTTGGTGATTTTTGTTCTTTATCCCCTGGCAAGTGTATTGGTTACCAGTTTTTACAGGCAAGGAGCTTTTGATTTTTCCTATTTTTCCCAGCTGATGGGAGGGCGACACCTTCACCTTTTTCGCAATACATTGCTGATTACCCTTTCCTCAACCTTTCTGGCCGTACTGCTGGGAACCATGCTTTCATTAGCGGTTCATCGCTGTCGGTTTCCCTTTCGACGATTCTTCCACTATACGGCTATTCTGAATTTGATTTCTCCACCTTTTGTCAGTGCCATTGTCTTTATCATGCTTTTTGGCAGGCGGGGATTGATCACGAATCAACTCTTAGGGTTACACGTAAGCCTGGTGGGACCGCAGATGATAGTTCTGTTACAAATGATTGGAAATGCCAGCATTGCCTATCTGGTCATTTCCAATGTGCTGACAGGTTTGGACCGAAGCCTGGAACAGTCTGCCATGGATTTAGGTGCATCGCCCAGACGGGTGTTTTTTACCATCACATTACCTTTATTAGTACCGGGCTTGGCAGCCGCCGCTTCTTTAGCCTTTGCCAATATATTAGCCGACTTTGGAACCCCTATCCTTGTCGGAGGTGGCTACCGGGTACTTGCCAGTGAAGCCTATATTCAGATCCTGTCCAATTACAATTTAGGGTATGCCGCTACCATTAGCGTGGTTTTACTCTTTCTCAGCGTCTGGGCCTTTGGGATGGAAAAATGGTTCTTACGTCAAAAGCTCTACTATTCTACTCATGTGGCCAATGTCACCGAAAAAGTCAAAGGTCCTGCCACTGCCAATCATCGCCAAATGCCTTTTTCTCCATTGGTCCTTGGCGTAGCCACTCTATTTTCTCTCATGGTGGTAATTCAGTTTATCGCCGTGATTGCCGGAGCTTTTACCTCTGTCTGGGGCTACGATTATACCCTGAGCCTGCGCCATTTCCAAAGAGCTGGCAGTCAGTTGTTCAGCAGCCTGAACAATAGCCTTTATTTTGCTTTTCGGGTGGCTCTCTGGGGGCCGTTGCTGGGAATCACTACGGCTTATTTTCATCATCATAGTCAAAAGACCTGGAAAAGCCTGCTTAATTTTTTAGCAATGGTACCTTTCGCTGTTCCCGGAACAGTGATGGGAATCAGCTATGTCATGGCTTTTCATCGGCCTCCCCTGGCTTTAACCGGTACGGCAATCATCATTGTCCTGATTTGTATTGTCCGGGAATTGCCTATCAGCTACAACAGTGCCAAAGCGGTTTTGCAGCAGGTAGCTTCCAATCTGGAAGAGGCTTCCCGGGATTTAGGTGCTTCTTCCTGGACTACGTTTACCCGCATCATCCTTCCTATTTTAGCGCCTGCCTATCGAGCCGGAATGTTTCACGGTTTTATTCATGTAATGATCACAATCGGAGCCATTATTTTTCTTATTACGCCTCGCTATGTTACCATCACCTTTGAAATTTTTCGGGCCGTCAATTCCGGCCGTCTTGGTGAAGGAGCCGCTTATGCTTTTTTACTAACTGTTTTTACAGCTCTTGGTCTTTTGATCTTAACGACGCTTTGTGCTTTGCCCGGATTCTTGAAAAAGCTGGTTTCTAGAAAGGATGAAAAAAGATGA
- a CDS encoding selenium metabolism-associated LysR family transcriptional regulator, whose protein sequence is MEFRQLETFVAIAKFKSYSKAAESLFLTQPTLSNHIINLEKDLGTTLINRSNKQISLTPAGKILYDYAVEILHVKENVGFKLDEYRGHFVGHIEIAASTIPEQYILPSFLTGFKKQYPDVTLTLRHLASDKIIDGILTEEYNLGVVGSKTTHGHLTFHSLTEDELALVVPNNEAYQAYETEIPWSELIKKPFIFREQGSGTRKLFEAALKKNNLGFRDLKVAAYIENTEVIKKCIMDGMGVSILSKRAIQQELLNDSLKALEIPDMMLTRHFYLVHHKYRTLSPLEIRFKEYLMEHSE, encoded by the coding sequence ATGGAATTCAGACAATTAGAGACCTTTGTTGCTATCGCTAAGTTCAAAAGCTATTCAAAAGCAGCCGAGTCTCTGTTTTTAACCCAACCAACCTTAAGTAACCATATTATCAATTTAGAAAAAGATTTGGGAACAACCCTTATCAATCGCAGTAATAAGCAGATTTCTCTGACACCTGCCGGTAAAATTCTTTACGATTATGCGGTTGAAATTCTTCATGTAAAAGAAAATGTCGGATTTAAGTTAGATGAATACCGGGGGCATTTTGTAGGGCATATTGAAATTGCTGCCAGCACCATCCCGGAACAATATATCCTGCCCTCTTTTCTGACCGGATTTAAGAAACAGTATCCGGATGTTACCTTAACCCTTCGTCATCTGGCTTCGGATAAAATTATTGATGGTATTTTAACAGAAGAATATAATCTTGGCGTCGTTGGCAGTAAGACAACCCACGGTCATCTCACCTTTCATTCATTAACAGAGGATGAACTAGCTTTGGTGGTGCCGAATAATGAAGCCTATCAGGCCTATGAAACCGAAATACCCTGGTCTGAACTGATTAAAAAACCTTTTATTTTTCGTGAGCAAGGCTCCGGTACCCGAAAACTTTTTGAAGCGGCTCTGAAAAAAAACAACCTTGGCTTTCGTGATCTAAAAGTCGCCGCTTATATTGAAAATACAGAAGTCATTAAAAAATGTATTATGGACGGTATGGGTGTTTCAATCCTATCAAAAAGAGCCATTCAGCAAGAACTCCTGAATGACTCTTTGAAAGCTCTGGAAATTCCAGATATGATGCTGACCAGACATTTTTATCTGGTGCATCATAAATACCGTACCTTGTCGCCACTAGAAATAAGGTTTAAGGAATATCTGATGGAGCACAGCGAATAG
- a CDS encoding C-GCAxxG-C-C family (seleno)protein, producing MKTEVSVQQIRKDAEDMFRAGKYYCSEAIVASIKKNFELDMPDEMIAMASGFPVGIGKSKCTCGAVTGGIITLGYFFGRTEGTNPKDPKSVKTLELAYELQDDFKKNHKILCCSVLTKGMDMASGEHKEQCISFTGEVAENAARIIVREKGFVNTDEMDKKEV from the coding sequence ATGAAAACAGAAGTGAGTGTTCAACAAATCAGAAAAGATGCAGAAGATATGTTTCGGGCAGGGAAATATTACTGTTCGGAGGCCATTGTAGCATCCATCAAAAAGAACTTTGAACTGGATATGCCGGATGAGATGATTGCCATGGCCTCAGGATTTCCGGTGGGAATCGGAAAATCAAAATGCACCTGTGGTGCTGTAACAGGAGGAATTATTACCTTAGGATATTTTTTTGGCAGAACAGAAGGCACCAATCCTAAAGATCCCAAAAGTGTAAAAACCTTGGAATTGGCTTATGAATTACAGGATGATTTTAAGAAGAACCATAAAATTCTATGTTGTAGCGTATTAACCAAAGGGATGGACATGGCCTCAGGAGAGCATAAGGAACAGTGTATTTCCTTTACCGGTGAAGTAGCTGAAAATGCGGCACGTATTATTGTAAGGGAAAAAGGTTTTGTTAATACAGATGAGATGGACAAGAAAGAGGTGTAG